In the genome of Ignavibacteria bacterium, one region contains:
- a CDS encoding DUF3808 domain-containing protein, producing MQRKSIPSLLILLILLYSICDANIEYEKKLIDGINHTFNFQFEKAKRIFIDLSKQNDNDARSYVYLANIYVIQYLSDKREKDFSRFEYYSTKAIQTAESALKKKWNNKTALYSLASINGYRTLVFLLAKKYIDGVWAAKKCLGYTDDLLELDKNHSDAYLWKGLFDFALSQIPSSAKYVLKIAGIEGNFISGIRGLQRASSEGVLTNPEAKYFLSQIYSSFLNDNHSAEKYLVDLVQLFPKNILFKYSLASVKIKLGKMEDADELLDEVLQSNNYSFRNVFNLSYFLKGDCAYYRNQFDQAKPYYSKFIDQYSGEDFKPSAYLRLGISHELTNQKTNAKYFYRMVIDCKGETEDDLYSKKLARDYLNNDIPANQTQIILAKNYFQSKNYELMKNVLQSNSSFEMKNHLNYFLGRIDYELNDFNNAIKNFNKVRYTENSFDNWLAPYSKYYIALSQYVMNRKAEAMRILKSVEDHSDYDFEKQLETWMKSLAFLIDGGPI from the coding sequence ATGCAACGAAAGTCCATTCCTTCCCTACTTATTCTTCTAATTCTTCTTTATTCGATTTGCGATGCAAATATTGAATATGAAAAAAAATTAATTGATGGAATTAATCACACCTTCAATTTTCAATTTGAAAAAGCGAAACGTATTTTTATCGATTTATCAAAACAAAACGACAATGATGCACGAAGCTATGTCTATCTCGCGAATATTTATGTCATTCAGTACTTAAGTGATAAACGAGAGAAAGACTTTAGTCGTTTTGAATATTACTCCACCAAAGCAATTCAAACTGCTGAATCCGCATTAAAAAAAAAATGGAACAATAAAACAGCGCTTTATAGTTTAGCAAGTATAAATGGATACCGAACACTGGTATTTCTGCTAGCAAAAAAATATATAGATGGCGTTTGGGCAGCAAAAAAATGTCTGGGTTATACTGATGATTTGCTTGAGCTCGATAAGAATCATTCTGATGCTTACTTATGGAAGGGACTGTTTGATTTTGCTTTATCTCAGATCCCATCTTCGGCAAAGTATGTTTTGAAAATTGCTGGAATCGAGGGAAATTTTATTTCAGGTATTCGAGGACTTCAACGAGCTTCCAGCGAGGGTGTATTAACAAATCCGGAAGCAAAATATTTTTTGTCACAGATTTATTCTTCATTTCTAAATGACAATCACTCAGCCGAAAAATATTTAGTTGATCTGGTCCAACTTTTTCCGAAAAATATTTTGTTTAAATATTCGCTGGCATCTGTTAAAATTAAATTAGGAAAAATGGAAGATGCAGATGAATTACTCGATGAAGTTTTACAATCAAACAATTATTCATTTAGGAATGTGTTCAATTTATCCTACTTTTTGAAAGGGGATTGTGCTTATTATCGAAATCAATTTGATCAGGCAAAACCATACTATTCAAAATTCATAGATCAGTACTCTGGGGAAGATTTTAAACCGAGTGCTTACCTGCGTCTCGGAATTTCGCATGAATTGACGAATCAAAAAACTAATGCTAAATATTTTTATCGTATGGTGATAGATTGTAAAGGCGAAACTGAGGATGATCTATATTCAAAAAAGTTGGCTCGAGATTATTTGAATAACGACATACCAGCAAATCAAACTCAAATCATTTTGGCCAAAAACTACTTTCAAAGTAAAAATTACGAATTGATGAAAAACGTTTTGCAGAGTAATTCGTCGTTTGAGATGAAAAATCACCTTAATTACTTTTTAGGGCGAATAGATTATGAACTGAATGATTTTAATAATGCTATTAAGAACTTTAATAAAGTTCGTTATACAGAAAATTCATTTGATAATTGGCTCGCTCCATATTCCAAGTATTATATCGCATTGTCACAATACGTAATGAATAGGAAAGCCGAGGCAATGAGGATTTTAAAGAGCGTTGAAGACCATTCGGATTATGATTTCGAGAAACAGCTGGAAACCTGGATGAAGTCTTTGGCATTTTTAATCGATGGAGGACCAATTTAA
- the purN gene encoding phosphoribosylglycinamide formyltransferase, with product MNKDLMRIGVFASGRGSNLHAIINSINKGELDCRIEFVLSNNSRSGALEIARSHQIPAIHLSEKNFSSETFEDSLLQVLKMYKPELIVLAGYMKLIPKIVVDKYAKKIVNIHPALLPKYGGKNMYGLNIHKEVFESKEIYSGVTVHIVNSEYDKGRILYQEKVDLANCKSPEEIAEKVLKVEHLVYPKVLQMISEKKIKLN from the coding sequence ATGAATAAGGATTTGATGAGAATCGGCGTATTTGCTTCTGGTCGCGGCTCAAATCTTCATGCAATAATCAATTCTATAAATAAAGGTGAGCTTGATTGCAGAATTGAATTTGTATTGAGTAATAACTCCCGTTCAGGTGCTTTAGAGATAGCCCGTAGTCACCAAATTCCTGCGATTCATTTAAGCGAGAAAAATTTTTCTTCTGAGACATTTGAAGACAGTTTACTTCAGGTTTTGAAGATGTATAAACCAGAGTTGATAGTTCTTGCAGGTTACATGAAATTGATACCTAAAATTGTTGTAGACAAGTATGCGAAAAAGATTGTTAATATCCATCCAGCGTTGTTGCCAAAATATGGTGGAAAAAATATGTATGGGTTGAATATTCACAAAGAAGTTTTTGAATCGAAAGAGATTTACTCTGGTGTTACGGTACACATTGTAAATTCAGAGTACGATAAGGGAAGAATTCTTTATCAGGAAAAAGTAGATTTAGCAAACTGCAAATCACCTGAAGAGATTGCCGAAAAAGTCTTGAAAGTAGAACATCTGGTTTATCCAAAAGTGCTGCAAATGATCTCGGAGAAAAAAATAAAATTAAATTGA
- the purH gene encoding bifunctional phosphoribosylaminoimidazolecarboxamide formyltransferase/IMP cyclohydrolase yields MSDNIKIKRALISLSDKENSLELCTVLAKHNVEIYSSDGTKSYLELNGLIVKSVSDLTELPPLLNGRVKTLHPFIHAAILADKNSSQHNKELKELNLEPFDLVVVNFYPFEKVINDDSSNENTIIERIDIGGPTMVRSAAKNFQNVVVLSAKEQYSAFITEIEENNGSVSLKTRRKFASEAFQRIAVYDNAISSYFNGERVFNLAYQKVQDLRYGENQHQSSALYGTFFENFQQIHGKELSYNNILDVCAAVDLIDDLEDFSCVIIKHNNPCGAATRTNAFDAYSAALSCDPISAFGGIVAFNNQIDEATAQKLNEIFLEVIILPVVTEEIKSILYLKKDRRIILYKKSKGHDLTEFRSVRGGVLVQSKNNVTYEKNKINIVTKKKPSEKEMNDLIFAWTLVKHVKSNAIVYAKNKTAIGIGAGQMSRIDSAKIAKMKAEQFNHDTQNCVVASDAFFPFADGLETAISVGASAVIQPGGSVRDQEVIEAANKKNISMVFTDIRHFKH; encoded by the coding sequence TTGAGCGATAATATTAAAATAAAACGTGCATTGATAAGTCTATCCGATAAAGAGAATTCTCTCGAATTGTGCACCGTTTTAGCAAAACATAATGTGGAAATTTATTCATCCGATGGGACAAAAAGTTATTTGGAATTGAATGGACTCATTGTAAAATCTGTTTCAGACTTGACTGAGCTTCCTCCATTATTGAATGGGAGAGTCAAGACATTGCATCCATTCATCCATGCTGCAATATTGGCTGATAAAAATTCGAGTCAACACAATAAAGAATTAAAAGAACTAAATCTTGAACCATTCGATTTAGTGGTCGTAAATTTTTATCCATTTGAAAAAGTTATTAATGATGATTCAAGCAATGAGAATACAATTATAGAAAGAATTGATATTGGCGGACCGACTATGGTTAGGTCAGCAGCAAAAAATTTTCAAAATGTTGTTGTTCTTTCGGCTAAGGAGCAGTATTCAGCATTTATAACTGAGATTGAAGAAAACAATGGCTCAGTTTCTCTGAAAACAAGACGGAAGTTTGCATCTGAAGCATTTCAACGAATCGCAGTTTACGATAATGCAATTTCAAGTTATTTCAATGGAGAGCGTGTTTTCAATCTAGCATACCAAAAAGTTCAGGATTTACGTTATGGCGAGAATCAGCATCAGTCTTCGGCTTTATATGGAACTTTCTTTGAAAATTTTCAACAGATTCATGGAAAGGAACTTTCATATAATAACATTCTCGATGTATGTGCCGCAGTTGATCTGATCGATGATCTTGAAGATTTTAGTTGTGTGATAATTAAACATAATAATCCTTGCGGTGCAGCAACAAGAACCAATGCATTCGATGCATACTCCGCGGCATTAAGTTGCGATCCGATTTCGGCTTTCGGTGGGATTGTTGCATTCAATAATCAAATTGATGAAGCAACTGCGCAGAAATTAAATGAGATATTTCTTGAAGTTATTATTTTACCAGTTGTTACTGAAGAAATTAAATCAATATTATATCTTAAAAAAGATCGGCGCATTATTCTTTACAAAAAAAGTAAAGGACACGATTTGACTGAGTTCCGTTCTGTTCGGGGAGGAGTACTCGTTCAATCAAAAAATAATGTAACTTATGAGAAAAATAAAATAAATATTGTAACTAAAAAAAAACCTTCTGAGAAGGAGATGAATGATTTGATATTTGCCTGGACACTTGTAAAGCACGTTAAATCAAACGCAATAGTGTACGCGAAGAACAAGACAGCAATCGGAATAGGTGCCGGTCAAATGTCACGGATCGATTCAGCAAAAATTGCAAAAATGAAAGCCGAACAATTCAATCATGATACGCAAAATTGCGTTGTAGCTTCAGATGCTTTTTTCCCGTTTGCCGATGGTCTGGAAACAGCAATTTCAGTAGGTGCATCAGCTGTAATTCAGCCAGGTGGATCAGTAAGAGACCAAGAAGTAATTGAAGCTGCAAACAAAAAAAATATTTCAATGGTTTTTACAGATATACGTCATTTTAAACATTAG
- a CDS encoding rod shape-determining protein yields MGFFNILSSDIAIDLGTANTLIFVRGKGIVLNEPSIVAFDRNTKKIIAVGNKAKEIQGREHREIRVTRPMRDGVIADFEIAEGMLRAFIKMIRGGFFPSRRIIIAVPTGITEVEKRAVRDSAEHAGAKEVHLIAEPMAAAIGIGCDVESPVGNMVIDIGGGTTEIAVIALSGIVNDESIRVAGDEMNNSIQQFFKKNYNVLIGERTAEMIKCQVGSAAPMKEEVTIQVKGRDLVQGIPTVCEVSSEEIRESLSEPVNQIIEAVRQSLEKTPPELSADIIDRGIMLTGGGALLKGLDERIRMETNLPVHVVEDPLSAVVRGVGKVLEDMDRFEKVIIRSRRY; encoded by the coding sequence ATGGGATTTTTCAATATTCTATCATCTGACATAGCAATAGATTTAGGTACTGCCAATACTCTAATCTTCGTTCGAGGAAAGGGAATTGTACTGAATGAACCTTCTATAGTCGCATTCGATCGGAATACAAAAAAAATAATTGCTGTAGGCAATAAGGCAAAAGAAATTCAGGGGAGAGAGCATCGGGAAATTCGTGTTACTCGTCCAATGCGTGATGGTGTAATAGCCGATTTCGAAATTGCTGAAGGAATGCTAAGAGCCTTTATTAAAATGATCCGCGGAGGTTTTTTTCCAAGCAGAAGAATTATCATTGCTGTACCAACAGGCATCACAGAAGTTGAAAAGCGAGCCGTTAGAGATTCAGCTGAACATGCTGGAGCGAAAGAAGTTCATCTAATTGCAGAACCAATGGCAGCTGCAATTGGAATCGGATGCGATGTAGAATCTCCAGTCGGAAATATGGTTATCGATATCGGAGGTGGAACTACAGAAATCGCTGTAATAGCATTATCTGGAATTGTTAATGATGAATCAATTCGTGTCGCTGGAGATGAAATGAACAACTCAATCCAACAATTTTTTAAGAAAAATTACAATGTTTTAATTGGAGAGAGAACTGCCGAAATGATCAAGTGTCAAGTAGGTTCTGCTGCCCCCATGAAAGAAGAAGTTACAATACAAGTTAAAGGACGAGATTTAGTACAAGGAATCCCAACAGTTTGTGAAGTGAGCTCAGAGGAGATCAGAGAATCGTTGAGCGAACCCGTTAACCAAATAATCGAGGCAGTAAGGCAATCCCTCGAAAAAACTCCCCCAGAATTAAGTGCAGATATTATAGATAGAGGAATAATGCTGACAGGTGGAGGTGCACTCTTAAAAGGGCTCGACGAAAGAATCAGGATGGAAACAAATTTGCCAGTTCATGTAGTCGAAGATCCTCTATCAGCAGTTGTCCGTGGAGTGGGAAAAGTATTAGAGGACATGGACAGATTCGAAAAAGTTATAATTAGAAGCAGAAGATATTAA
- a CDS encoding rod shape-determining protein MreC, translating into MLQWLARFINDFRPYIILSILITASLLLITFNKSTQLIFVRQVSIGFFGIAKSILLPFEQIVTLKKDVEDLQRVNSNLISELNSLRASREEAIELRKLLRFKEENKLTFIPAKILSKISSTAKNRFIIDAGKNSGILINSPVFTDAGVVGIVDLVSDDESIVQTLNNLELNISVQSSRSKTLGILKWNGKRFTITNISKSADVKERDIFYTSQYSTIFPPDIPIAYVKRVIYEGGESFFDIEAETTVDVDNIRNVLLPQNPDLLKKQKLNFLLDVE; encoded by the coding sequence ATGTTACAGTGGTTAGCTAGGTTTATTAATGATTTCCGTCCTTATATTATTTTGTCAATACTTATTACCGCATCATTATTGCTGATCACATTCAATAAATCAACTCAATTAATATTTGTAAGACAAGTTTCCATCGGTTTTTTTGGTATTGCAAAAAGTATTTTACTCCCATTCGAACAAATTGTCACATTAAAAAAAGATGTTGAAGATCTTCAGAGAGTAAATTCTAACTTGATCTCTGAGCTTAACTCTCTACGTGCATCTCGTGAAGAAGCTATTGAACTAAGGAAACTTTTAAGATTCAAGGAAGAGAATAAACTCACTTTTATTCCCGCAAAAATTTTATCAAAAATTTCATCAACAGCAAAAAATAGATTCATTATTGATGCAGGAAAAAATTCCGGGATACTAATTAATTCTCCCGTTTTTACAGATGCTGGTGTTGTCGGAATTGTAGATTTAGTATCTGATGATGAGTCTATCGTTCAAACTTTGAACAATCTGGAGTTGAATATCAGTGTTCAAAGTTCGAGATCTAAAACTTTAGGAATACTCAAATGGAATGGAAAGAGATTCACAATTACGAATATCTCTAAGTCTGCTGATGTGAAGGAGAGAGATATATTTTACACTTCGCAGTACAGCACGATTTTTCCACCTGATATTCCAATTGCATATGTGAAGAGAGTCATTTACGAGGGTGGCGAGAGTTTTTTTGATATAGAAGCTGAAACTACAGTCGATGTTGACAATATTAGAAATGTTCTTCTCCCACAGAATCCTGATTTACTTAAAAAACAGAAGTTAAATTTTTTGCTTGATGTAGAGTGA
- the mreD gene encoding rod shape-determining protein MreD: MIKIYLKWFAIFVLLILLQSTVLDYFLIYGHKPDLVLIALVFLTLTYGQVTGILVAFFAGLTLDLFVGGVLGASSLSKVIAIFICGYFYNENKVDIVLRNYTFIVIVLLISFVENLIHSLIVFSIDIPTLFRIIFSYGLYPALYTTLVSSIVLLRPGKKLFKT, from the coding sequence GTGATAAAAATTTATTTAAAGTGGTTTGCAATTTTCGTTTTATTGATTTTATTGCAAAGCACAGTTCTGGATTATTTTTTGATTTATGGACACAAGCCGGATCTCGTACTTATCGCTCTAGTTTTTTTAACACTTACGTATGGTCAAGTTACCGGGATTCTTGTTGCCTTCTTTGCTGGATTAACTCTTGATTTGTTTGTTGGAGGAGTGCTCGGAGCATCTTCATTGTCAAAAGTTATTGCTATTTTTATCTGTGGATATTTTTATAACGAAAATAAGGTTGATATTGTCTTAAGAAATTATACATTTATTGTAATAGTTCTCCTAATTTCTTTCGTTGAGAATTTAATTCATTCTTTAATTGTATTTTCAATCGATATTCCAACATTGTTTAGGATAATATTTTCGTATGGATTATATCCGGCTCTATATACTACGTTGGTAAGCAGTATCGTTTTACTAAGACCAGGAAAAAAGCTTTTTAAAACATGA
- the mrdA gene encoding penicillin-binding protein 2 translates to MTFIDLNSETRMKVVTIVIVTIFLFLGFRLYQLQVVDWEKYAVASEKNAVKEKIIEPFRGVFYDRNWNLLVDNQPSYTLRITPKEFDKSLIPLIEGYFKFPKGYMANVLRANRSYSPFIPIKILRGLTFKQISWLEENATQLLGVDYTIDMERIYPFGVSVSHLFGYCKEISDKQLKENQEYYLPGDFVGHNGLEKFYEEYLRGLKGKRFVFIDAHGREISRVNEGNNDIIPQQGYHAQLSIDGNLQKKAEELMLDKQGAIVILDPRNGEILSFLSKPDFNLKNFSGVTPVKVWRQLNNDNSRPLFNRATSSIYPPGSCYKMLSAIGALQDKVITESYTYNCGAGFSYGNHFYKCMGVHGSVNVKTAIEKSCNTFFFSLILKMGFERWTKYGDMFGFGKKTNIDILEDTKGILPSVDYYNKIYGVKKWTPGYIVSLGVGQGELGVTPLQMASYISAIANGGTLYRPHAVKKFFNPAAKEKEIIIKVEGKKLPIDKAVMDIVREGTFLVVNGAGTAGMVRIDGIHVAGKTGTAQNPHGNDHSWFVGYAPYENPQIAIAIIVENAGFGGTVAAPIGKQLIEFYLKKEKGSGVIFAANKTEE, encoded by the coding sequence ATGACATTTATAGATTTAAATTCTGAGACAAGAATGAAAGTTGTTACAATCGTCATTGTAACAATCTTCCTTTTCCTCGGTTTTCGATTGTATCAGCTTCAAGTTGTCGATTGGGAAAAATATGCCGTTGCATCAGAAAAGAATGCAGTTAAAGAAAAAATAATTGAACCCTTTAGAGGAGTCTTTTATGATAGGAATTGGAATCTTCTTGTAGATAATCAGCCCTCGTACACACTTCGCATAACACCAAAGGAATTCGATAAGAGTTTAATCCCGTTGATCGAAGGTTACTTTAAATTTCCAAAAGGATATATGGCAAATGTTCTTCGGGCTAATCGAAGTTACTCTCCGTTTATCCCAATAAAAATTTTACGTGGATTAACTTTTAAACAAATTAGCTGGTTGGAAGAAAATGCCACACAGTTACTTGGTGTTGATTATACAATAGATATGGAAAGGATATATCCATTCGGTGTATCAGTTTCGCATTTGTTTGGTTACTGTAAAGAAATCTCTGATAAGCAGCTGAAGGAAAATCAAGAGTATTATTTACCTGGCGACTTTGTTGGTCACAATGGTCTAGAAAAATTTTATGAAGAATATCTTAGAGGCTTAAAAGGCAAGAGATTCGTTTTTATTGATGCACATGGGAGAGAGATAAGTCGAGTTAACGAAGGGAACAACGATATCATTCCTCAACAGGGATATCACGCTCAACTCTCAATCGACGGCAATCTTCAGAAAAAAGCCGAAGAATTGATGCTGGATAAGCAAGGAGCTATTGTAATACTCGATCCACGAAACGGAGAGATACTTTCGTTTCTAAGCAAACCAGATTTTAATCTGAAAAATTTCTCAGGTGTGACACCTGTGAAAGTATGGAGGCAATTGAATAATGACAATTCTCGTCCTCTTTTTAATCGAGCTACTAGTTCAATATATCCACCTGGATCGTGTTATAAAATGTTGTCTGCCATTGGAGCTTTACAAGATAAAGTGATTACTGAGTCTTACACTTATAATTGCGGGGCAGGATTCTCTTATGGAAATCACTTCTATAAATGTATGGGAGTACATGGTTCGGTAAATGTGAAAACTGCAATTGAAAAGTCCTGTAATACGTTTTTTTTCAGTCTCATTTTAAAGATGGGTTTTGAAAGATGGACTAAATATGGAGATATGTTTGGATTTGGTAAAAAGACTAATATTGACATACTTGAAGATACCAAAGGAATATTGCCTTCGGTTGATTATTACAACAAAATATACGGTGTTAAAAAATGGACGCCTGGCTACATAGTAAGTCTTGGTGTTGGGCAGGGAGAATTAGGTGTGACACCATTGCAAATGGCTTCATATATTTCGGCGATCGCAAACGGTGGAACATTGTATCGTCCTCATGCTGTGAAAAAATTTTTCAATCCTGCTGCAAAAGAAAAGGAAATCATAATTAAGGTCGAAGGAAAGAAACTTCCAATTGACAAAGCTGTAATGGATATAGTTCGTGAAGGGACATTTTTAGTTGTAAATGGAGCTGGAACTGCTGGTATGGTAAGGATTGATGGCATCCATGTTGCGGGTAAAACTGGAACTGCACAAAATCCGCATGGCAATGATCACTCGTGGTTTGTGGGTTATGCACCATACGAAAATCCTCAGATTGCAATTGCAATTATTGTAGAAAATGCAGGATTCGGCGGTACTGTCGCTGCACCAATTGGAAAGCAGCTAATAGAATTTTATTTAAAGAAAGAAAAAGGAAGTGGCGTTATTTTCGCAGCAAATAAAACTGAAGAGTGA
- the rodA gene encoding rod shape-determining protein RodA → MALFSQQIKLKSEDKVEIPISEKFDFLLVFAALGLILIGIISIYSATVNFESNQVNFQKQIIVTVASLVVFLIVYFFPMKYFQLLSFPSYVLSILFLVAVLVIGKTISGSKSWIPLGFLDFQPSEVAKIALVLALANYMSMRNVNINSPRHFLIAVIMVIVPFVLILKQPDLGTALVFISIFFVGIFWQGLSAFAMFVIVSPIIVGLSSIFSIIPAIILLAFVIAALYFFKRDFFVSTGVFILNLSAIFFVDYALRILSPHQIKRIQTFLDPASDPLGSGYNAIQAKVAVGSGGFFGKGFLSGSQTQLKFIPEQWTDFIFCVIGEEFGFIGAIFTLLLFMILIFRMIRIAKLSKSDFRSNVTIMFIAIFMTHIFINIGMSIGLVPVIGIPLPLVSYGGSALLTNMIMIATVMNFYKNRTSYS, encoded by the coding sequence GTGGCGTTATTTTCGCAGCAAATAAAACTGAAGAGTGAAGATAAAGTTGAAATTCCAATTTCTGAGAAATTTGATTTTCTACTTGTATTTGCAGCACTTGGATTGATTTTGATCGGTATAATTTCAATCTATAGTGCTACAGTAAATTTTGAATCGAACCAGGTAAATTTTCAAAAACAAATTATTGTCACAGTTGCAAGCTTAGTAGTTTTTCTAATTGTTTATTTTTTTCCTATGAAGTATTTTCAATTACTTTCATTCCCTTCCTATGTATTGTCGATTTTGTTTTTAGTCGCAGTGTTAGTTATTGGGAAAACAATCTCAGGTTCGAAAAGTTGGATACCTTTAGGTTTTTTAGATTTTCAGCCCTCTGAAGTTGCAAAGATTGCATTAGTCCTAGCTCTTGCTAATTATATGTCTATGCGAAATGTGAACATTAATTCTCCAAGACATTTCTTAATTGCTGTTATAATGGTCATAGTTCCATTCGTTTTGATTTTAAAACAACCAGATTTAGGTACTGCATTAGTTTTTATATCAATATTTTTTGTTGGAATATTTTGGCAGGGACTCTCAGCATTTGCAATGTTCGTAATTGTCAGTCCGATTATTGTTGGTCTCTCTTCGATTTTCAGTATTATCCCAGCAATAATCTTGCTAGCTTTTGTAATCGCGGCACTCTACTTTTTTAAGAGAGATTTTTTTGTATCAACCGGTGTATTCATTTTAAATTTGAGTGCAATCTTTTTTGTTGATTATGCACTAAGAATTTTATCCCCACACCAAATAAAACGAATTCAAACATTTCTTGATCCGGCAAGTGATCCGCTCGGAAGCGGATATAATGCTATCCAAGCAAAAGTCGCAGTCGGATCCGGGGGTTTCTTCGGTAAAGGGTTTTTGTCAGGCAGCCAAACACAGTTGAAATTTATCCCTGAACAGTGGACTGATTTCATTTTTTGCGTAATAGGTGAAGAATTTGGTTTCATTGGAGCAATTTTTACTCTTTTGCTTTTTATGATATTAATTTTTAGAATGATTCGAATTGCAAAGTTGAGCAAATCAGATTTTAGAAGTAATGTTACAATAATGTTTATTGCAATATTCATGACGCATATATTTATAAATATCGGCATGTCAATTGGACTGGTCCCGGTAATCGGAATTCCGCTTCCACTAGTGAGTTATGGTGGAAGCGCTCTTTTGACTAACATGATAATGATTGCAACAGTTATGAATTTTTACAAAAATCGAACCAGTTATTCTTGA